CAAACCCGGCCACGGCGATGATGCTGCCGAACACGCTCAGCAGACGCAGCGGCGTGGTGGTCAGACAGGTGATGAGGTCATACATCAGGTTGATGAGACGCATAAAGCTGTACTTCGACTCCCCATGCTCGCGCTCGGCGTGCAGAACCGGAATCTCCGTTGCCTTGCGGGCAAAGGTGTTGGCGAGGATCGGAATAAAGGTGCTGCGCTCATGGCAGTGCAGCATCGCGTCGACAATATGGCGGCGGTAGGCGCGCAGCATGCAGCCGTAATCGCCCATCGCTTTACCGGTCGTGCGCTGGATAAGGCGGTTGATGGTGCGTGAGGCCAGCTTGCGAAACAGACTGTCCTGACGGTTCTGACGTACCGTGCCGACCACGTCATAGCCTTCATCGGCTTTGGCGACCAGGCGCGGGATCTCTTCCGGCGGGTTTTGCAGGTCAGCGTCCAGGGTGATGACCAGATCGCCCGTGACGTGGCTAAACCCCGCCATAATCGCCGAGTGCTGGCCGTAGTTGCGGTTGAGCAGCACGGCAACAATATGGCTGCCTTCGGCCTGCGCGGCCTCGGTCAGCATCAGCGCGGAATTATCGCTACTGCCATCATCTACCAGCAGAATTTCATAAGCCTTGCCCATCGTATCGCAGGCGGCGGTTGTACGACGGATCAGTTCGGGCAGGCTCTCCTGCTCGTTATAAACCGGGATTACCACGGAAACTTTTTGTACAGGCGGTGCACTGAACATATCAATGTCCTGCAAGCTGATGGAGTGCGGTAATGACGCGGGTTGTGTCGTCATGAGTCATGTCCGGGAAAAGAGGGAGAGAACAAATACGCGCGCTATTCCATTCAGAATTCGGGAGCGATACATCAGGAAAACGCTCGCGGTAGTATTTTTGGGTGTGCGCCGCGCGGAAGTGGAGGCCGGTACCGATGCCTTTCTCTTTCAGCGCCGCCATCAGGTTGTCGCGTGAGATCCCGCAGCGCGCTTCGTCAACGCGAATAATAAACAGGTGCCAGGCGTGCACGTGCGGCCATGACGGAATGGTGAGCGGCTGGAACGGCGTATCGGCAAGCTCACGCAGGTAGCGTTCAGCAATTTCCTGGCGGCGCCTGTTGGCCTCTTTCAGTTTGCCTAACTGCACCAGCGCCAGCGCGGCGTTGATATCCGCCAGGTTGTATTTATAGCCCGGCGCGATCACTTCCGCCTGCGGCGCGCGGCCGTGCGTCTGGCGGTCATAGGCATCTACGCCCAGGCCATGGAATTTCAGGCTGCGGATCCGCTGTGCCAGCTGGGCATTATCCGTGACGACTAAGCCGCCTTCCGCGCAGGTCATATTTTTAATGGCGTGGAAGGAAAAAATCGCGGTCCCTTTCCATCCCACATGACGGTTCTTGTAGTAGGTTCCGGCGGCATGGGCCGCATCTTCAATAACCGGAATACCGTGACGTTCACCGATGGCATGAATGGCGTCGATTTCACACGGCGCGCCGGCATAATGAACGGGAATAATGGCTTTGGTACGCGGGGTAATGGCGGCTTCAACGGCTTCTGGCGTCACCATTAATGTATCTTTGTCCACATCAATCATGACCGGTGTGGCACCCAGCAACACGATCATATTCAGCGTGGATACCCAGGTCTGGGAAGGGGTAATGACTTCATCGCCCGGGCCAATATCCAGCGCCATCAGCGTGACGTGCATACCCGCGGTGGCTGAACAGACGGCAATCGCATGCTGATTCCCGGTAAGCTGACAGAATGCCTCTTCAAGTTCCTGATTCTTAGGCCCAGTGGTGATCCAGCCCGACATCAAAACGTCCTGAAGCGCCGCAATTTCCTCAGCGCCCATCGACGGCCGCGAAAAAGGCAGAAAATCACTCATTATTAATTTCCTTGCAATAAAAATGGCATGTTTTTGATATTAACCAAATGCCAGCCCGTTTATTTCAACGAACCATAAACTTATATCAAAGTAGCTCTCTTTCCTTAGGGAAAAATTAAGACAACGTTTGCAACGTTATAAGACAACTAGCAGCTAGTTGAAAAACAACAAGTTAAATTAATATTAAATATTTTTAATGTGATCTTTTGCAACATTTTGAAATGGATTCATTTAAACCAATCATCAACAAACAAAAAAAATCCCGGCCATTTCAAAATAATATGAAATAGCCGGGAACTTTTCTTTTTAGTTAATTGTCGCGCTTATTAGAGATTATCTGGAAAGTTTTTCGGTAATTCACTGGCCGCACAGGCAATAACGCTTTCATTATTGGCACCGCAGTCGCGCACAAAGGTGATCGTGGCAAATTCATCAATCACTTCCGTTGGATACGCCGGACCCGCATCGCGATAGCTGTTCATCAGCGGAATATGGTCGTTCTGGAAGCAGACGGTTTTTTCCGGGTTGTTCATGACCCAGCGTGGGAAGAAGATGGTGCCGTGGAACAGCTTGTCGCCCAGGTTCACGATCAGGCTGACGTCGGTACCGGTTGGTTCGGTCCAGGAAATTTTATAGATGCTCTCGCCTACCCGCACGATATAAGCCTGCTGATCTTTCACCCAACGGTTGGCCACAAGACCGCTGTGAATACGGTAATCAAGCGTGGTCTCATTTTTTACGTAAATCTCGTAGTTCCAGCCGTTATCGTAGGTATATACAAGATGTTTACCAACAAAGCCGCTTAAGTCGTGTTTATCGAAGGTGTTCATAAGATGTCTCCTTTGTTTTGATGAGACGATCGTACCCCTTCAAAAAATGAATGAATAACGCTATGTTTTAATCAAATTCATCCAAATTTTAGATAAATCATGCATAAGACGACGCTGGAACAATGGGCTTTACTGGAAAGAGTGGTGGAAGCGGGCAGCTTTGCCAAAGCCGCGGAAGAAACCCACCGCAGCCAGTCCTCGGTGAGCTATAACCTGTCGCTGCTGCAGGAGCGGCTCGGCGTGGCGCTGCTGGTCCCGGAGGGGCGACGGGCGGTGTTAACTCCGGCCGGAGAACTTCTTCTCAACCAGGTTAAACCGCTGCTGAAAGCGTTTTCGTACGTTGAGACGCGCGCAGCGACACTTCGCAACGGGATGCGAACGCGGTTAGATCTGGTGGTGGACTCCATTTTCCCGCGCCGCCGCCTGTTCGCTATTCTTCGTCAGTTCCAGCAGCAGTATCCGCAGACTCAGGTACGTCTGACCGAAGTGCTGGAAAATACCCGCGCCGATGCCATTAACGACGAAGCCGATGTGATGGTCTTAACCCGCCGCCAGGACATTACCGGGCTCGGAGAATGGCTGATGAATATCGACTTTGTTGCCGTGGCCCATTCCCGGCACCCCTTGTTTCACCTCGACGCGCCGCTAAATGATGAGATGCTGCGCCCGTGGCCGCTCATCCAGATTGCGGACAGCCAGCCCGCCGCGCGTGCTGCCGGCGAGTCGTGGACCTTCTCCACCATCGATGCCGCGATTGAAGCCGTCGTCTCTCAGGTCGGCTACGGCTGGCTGCCAGAGGAACGCATCCAGACCCAGTTGGATCAGGGTGTACTAAAACGGCTGCCGCTGAGCCACGGCGCGCGCAGGGCAACGCCGCTTCACCTGATTGTTAAACGTTCCCTCGCCCCGCTTGATGAACAGGTTGAGACGCTGTTGCGCCTTTTTAGCCAGGAGCCGTCATCCTCACCTGCTACGCTATAAGGTCCGAACGTTAAAACGATAAGGAGCAGATGATGAAAATCGACTTTGCGGGGAAAGTGGCGCTGGTGACCGCCTCAACCGGCGGGATCGGATTCGCCATTGCCAGAGGTCTGGCAGAAAGCGGTGCGGAAGTGATCGTCAATGGCCGCAGCACGGAATCGGTGAATAAAGGCATTCAGCAGCTCCAGCAGGTGGTGCCGGGCGTACAGGTGCGCGCCGCGATTGCCGATCTCAGCACGGCGGAAGGGGTCGAGTCGCTTCTGAAGGTGGCGAATAACGTCGATATTCTGGTCAACAACGCCGGGATTTACGGCCCGCAGGATTTCTATGCCACCGACGATGAGACCTGGGAGCGTTACTGGCAGACCAACGTGATGTCCGGCGTGCGTCTGTCCCGCGCCCTGCTGCCGGGTATGGTGCAGAAAGGCTGGGGACGCGTGGTGTTTATCTCGTCAGAGTCGGCCTGCAATATTCCGGCGGATATGATCCACTACGGCGTGACCAAAACGGCGCAGCTCTCGCTGG
This region of Enterobacter asburiae genomic DNA includes:
- a CDS encoding phenolic acid decarboxylase, which translates into the protein MNTFDKHDLSGFVGKHLVYTYDNGWNYEIYVKNETTLDYRIHSGLVANRWVKDQQAYIVRVGESIYKISWTEPTGTDVSLIVNLGDKLFHGTIFFPRWVMNNPEKTVCFQNDHIPLMNSYRDAGPAYPTEVIDEFATITFVRDCGANNESVIACAASELPKNFPDNL
- a CDS encoding SDR family NAD(P)-dependent oxidoreductase → MKIDFAGKVALVTASTGGIGFAIARGLAESGAEVIVNGRSTESVNKGIQQLQQVVPGVQVRAAIADLSTAEGVESLLKVANNVDILVNNAGIYGPQDFYATDDETWERYWQTNVMSGVRLSRALLPGMVQKGWGRVVFISSESACNIPADMIHYGVTKTAQLSLARGLAKFVAGSGVTVNSVLPGPTMSDGFAEMMKDEIEKTGKSLEQLAKEFVMANRPSSVIQRAATVEEVANMVIYVCSTQASATSGAALRVDGGVVDDII
- a CDS encoding LysR family transcriptional regulator is translated as MHKTTLEQWALLERVVEAGSFAKAAEETHRSQSSVSYNLSLLQERLGVALLVPEGRRAVLTPAGELLLNQVKPLLKAFSYVETRAATLRNGMRTRLDLVVDSIFPRRRLFAILRQFQQQYPQTQVRLTEVLENTRADAINDEADVMVLTRRQDITGLGEWLMNIDFVAVAHSRHPLFHLDAPLNDEMLRPWPLIQIADSQPAARAAGESWTFSTIDAAIEAVVSQVGYGWLPEERIQTQLDQGVLKRLPLSHGARRATPLHLIVKRSLAPLDEQVETLLRLFSQEPSSSPATL
- the arnC gene encoding undecaprenyl-phosphate 4-deoxy-4-formamido-L-arabinose transferase: MFSAPPVQKVSVVIPVYNEQESLPELIRRTTAACDTMGKAYEILLVDDGSSDNSALMLTEAAQAEGSHIVAVLLNRNYGQHSAIMAGFSHVTGDLVITLDADLQNPPEEIPRLVAKADEGYDVVGTVRQNRQDSLFRKLASRTINRLIQRTTGKAMGDYGCMLRAYRRHIVDAMLHCHERSTFIPILANTFARKATEIPVLHAEREHGESKYSFMRLINLMYDLITCLTTTPLRLLSVFGSIIAVAGFALSVLLVVLRLVFGPQWAAEGVFMLFAVLFMFIGAQFVGMGLLGEYIGRIYNDVRARPRYFIQRVVRQEHKASQEEIHP
- the arnB gene encoding UDP-4-amino-4-deoxy-L-arabinose aminotransferase, yielding MSDFLPFSRPSMGAEEIAALQDVLMSGWITTGPKNQELEEAFCQLTGNQHAIAVCSATAGMHVTLMALDIGPGDEVITPSQTWVSTLNMIVLLGATPVMIDVDKDTLMVTPEAVEAAITPRTKAIIPVHYAGAPCEIDAIHAIGERHGIPVIEDAAHAAGTYYKNRHVGWKGTAIFSFHAIKNMTCAEGGLVVTDNAQLAQRIRSLKFHGLGVDAYDRQTHGRAPQAEVIAPGYKYNLADINAALALVQLGKLKEANRRRQEIAERYLRELADTPFQPLTIPSWPHVHAWHLFIIRVDEARCGISRDNLMAALKEKGIGTGLHFRAAHTQKYYRERFPDVSLPNSEWNSARICSLPLFPDMTHDDTTRVITALHQLAGH